The window AGTTCACCAGCCTGGCCTTCACCCAGGTCCTCAAGGACGCTGGTGTGAAGATCTCCATGGACGGTCGCGGGCGCTGGATGGACAACGTGATGATCGAGCGCCCTTAGATTCACAAACGAAGTGCAACACCGGTATGCTCCGGAGTTGCGATGGGCAAGCATTATGGCCAGCTCGATCTTGATGAGCGGATTGAGCTTTGCCGGCATCATGATGCCGGCAAAGCTCGGAGCGAGATAGCGAGGATCATGGGGCGTCATCGCTCGACGATCGGACGCGAACTCAGGCGCAACCGCCTTCCGAAGAGCGGTTACAAGCCGGCCTCGGCGGACCGGATCGCGCTTTCACGCTGCCGGCGCTGCTCTCGGATTGAGCGCCTGAGCCCGCTGAGGGATCACATCGGCGACCACCTTGCGATGGGCTGGTCACCGGAACAGATCGCCGGCAGGCTCAGGCTGGAAGGATCTGAGCATAGGGTGAGCCACGAGTCGATCTATCGCTATATCTATCGGCCCAAGGTCCGCTCGAAGAAGCTCCATCGTTATCTGGCGCGCGCCAAGACAACCCGAGGGCGACGGTATTTCAAGCGACGACGCGAAGCGATCCCGGGGCGCCGCTCCATCCATGAGCGTGGCCAATACATTGATAATCGATCTGAATTCGGCCATTGGGAGGGTGACCTCATGCAGTTCCGCACACAGCGCGGCAACCTGGTGACACTGGTCGAGCGTCAGACCCGACTGACTTTGGCCCACGGCTTGCCGAGCAAGACAGCCGAGGCCACCGCTGTCAAACTCACCGGCCTCTTCGCCGGCCTGCCCGAGGCCGCCAGGCGCTCCATCACCTTCGACAACGGCTCGGAGTTCGCCGAACACCACAAGCTCGAAAAGGACCTCGGCATGCTGACCTTCTTCTGTGACCCGCACTCACCCTGGCAGCGCGGCTCGATCGAAAACGCCAACGGCATTCTCAGGCGCGACCTGCCGCGCAAAACCGATTTCACCGACTACAGCGAGGCGGATATCCAGGACATCGTCTGGGCCAACAACACCACACCCAAAAAATGCCTCGGCTATCTCACGCCCGCCGAGGCTTTCTTACATCAACTCAGGTGTTGCACTTGACCTGTGAATTCAGCCCCTCTGCACGAGCACGGGGATCGTTACCCGAGAATCCGCACGAATCCCGGCGT is drawn from bacterium and contains these coding sequences:
- a CDS encoding IS30 family transposase, yielding MGKHYGQLDLDERIELCRHHDAGKARSEIARIMGRHRSTIGRELRRNRLPKSGYKPASADRIALSRCRRCSRIERLSPLRDHIGDHLAMGWSPEQIAGRLRLEGSEHRVSHESIYRYIYRPKVRSKKLHRYLARAKTTRGRRYFKRRREAIPGRRSIHERGQYIDNRSEFGHWEGDLMQFRTQRGNLVTLVERQTRLTLAHGLPSKTAEATAVKLTGLFAGLPEAARRSITFDNGSEFAEHHKLEKDLGMLTFFCDPHSPWQRGSIENANGILRRDLPRKTDFTDYSEADIQDIVWANNTTPKKCLGYLTPAEAFLHQLRCCT